In one window of Acidobacteriota bacterium DNA:
- a CDS encoding M28 family metallopeptidase: MRLTRAPFTFFLSLLLLASLNALAQHAVPAGISGFRDAAEQRALDQKFIAVPDPKRAEEHLRTLTAKPHLAGTPEDKATADYVAQKFREAGLETQIVEYKVWLNHPREVSVDVTAPPGVKMHGPTREHVEGDPYQDDARVIPPMNGSSPSGDVEAEVIYANYGRPEDFAKLKELGVDVRGKIVIVRYGANYRGVKVYDAELAGAAGVIIYSDPIDDGYYKGDAYPKGPWRPATGAQRGSVEYMFKYPGDVTTPSLASVPDLPAGQRTPPEKAVALPKIPSTPLSYQDAQPILANLAGPASPREWQGALPFTYHVGPGPVRVKVHLRFDYAYRTIWDVIGVARGTELPEEWVVAGNHRDAWVYGAVDPNSGTAAMLEAVHGIGALLNSGWKPKRTIVFGSWDAEEHGLIGSTEWAEQNERSLANAVAYFNTDSAVSGPKFGASAVPTLKQFIREVTQAVPAAKGPGTVYDVWKAEKEKEGQEKEKKDKGTENTGSPRREPAARGKDVAVGDLGSGSDYTPFFQHLGIPSTDIASNGDYGVYHSVFDNFAWFKKFADPDFTIEQEMARVFGIEVLHMAQADVLPFDYETYGDELTQYLDAAEKKAQSKFGAQAPSFAAARTAAQRFGAAGKATGAAQKDPPADARKLNAALHGAERALLVPEGLPNRPWFKHAIYAPGEFTGYAAVVIPGVNEGIDAGDLARTTKQLETLAGAVNRAAQVLESYR; encoded by the coding sequence ATGCGTCTGACCCGCGCTCCGTTCACATTCTTCTTATCCCTGCTTCTTCTCGCCAGTCTCAATGCGCTCGCGCAGCATGCTGTGCCGGCAGGTATTTCCGGCTTTCGGGATGCGGCGGAGCAGCGCGCGCTCGACCAGAAGTTCATCGCCGTCCCCGATCCCAAGCGGGCGGAGGAACATCTGCGCACGCTGACAGCGAAGCCGCACCTCGCCGGAACTCCGGAAGACAAAGCCACCGCCGACTATGTGGCACAGAAGTTCCGCGAAGCGGGGCTCGAGACGCAGATCGTGGAATACAAGGTGTGGCTGAATCATCCGCGCGAGGTCAGCGTGGACGTGACTGCGCCACCGGGGGTGAAGATGCACGGCCCCACGCGCGAGCACGTGGAAGGCGATCCCTACCAGGATGACGCGCGCGTGATCCCGCCGATGAACGGTTCGTCGCCCTCGGGTGACGTGGAGGCCGAGGTCATTTACGCGAACTATGGCCGGCCGGAAGATTTCGCGAAGTTGAAGGAGCTCGGCGTCGATGTCCGCGGCAAGATCGTGATCGTGCGCTACGGCGCGAACTATCGCGGCGTGAAGGTGTACGACGCGGAGCTGGCGGGCGCGGCGGGCGTGATCATCTACTCCGACCCGATCGACGATGGCTATTACAAAGGGGACGCGTATCCGAAGGGACCGTGGCGTCCAGCGACGGGCGCGCAGCGCGGCTCGGTCGAGTACATGTTCAAGTATCCGGGCGACGTGACCACACCAAGTCTGGCGTCGGTGCCGGACCTGCCGGCGGGCCAGCGTACGCCGCCGGAGAAAGCGGTCGCGCTGCCGAAGATCCCGAGCACGCCGCTCTCCTATCAGGATGCGCAGCCCATCCTCGCGAACCTGGCGGGGCCGGCCTCGCCGCGCGAGTGGCAGGGCGCGCTGCCATTCACCTATCACGTTGGTCCGGGGCCGGTGCGGGTGAAGGTCCATCTGCGCTTCGACTATGCGTATCGCACGATATGGGATGTGATCGGGGTGGCGCGCGGCACTGAGCTACCCGAAGAGTGGGTGGTGGCGGGAAACCATCGCGATGCGTGGGTCTACGGCGCGGTCGATCCCAACAGCGGTACGGCGGCGATGCTCGAGGCGGTACACGGCATCGGCGCGCTGTTGAATTCAGGGTGGAAGCCGAAGCGCACCATCGTGTTCGGCAGCTGGGACGCGGAAGAGCACGGGCTGATCGGCTCGACCGAGTGGGCGGAGCAGAATGAGAGATCGCTGGCCAACGCGGTGGCGTACTTCAACACCGATTCAGCGGTGAGCGGACCGAAGTTCGGCGCGTCGGCGGTGCCAACGCTGAAGCAGTTCATCCGCGAAGTCACGCAGGCGGTGCCCGCGGCAAAAGGGCCGGGTACGGTCTACGACGTCTGGAAAGCGGAGAAAGAGAAGGAAGGTCAGGAGAAAGAGAAGAAGGATAAAGGGACCGAGAACACCGGTTCGCCGCGCCGCGAGCCGGCGGCGCGCGGCAAAGACGTTGCCGTGGGTGACCTGGGTTCGGGTTCGGACTACACCCCCTTCTTCCAGCACCTGGGGATCCCGTCGACGGACATCGCGTCGAACGGCGACTACGGCGTCTACCACTCGGTATTCGACAACTTTGCGTGGTTCAAGAAGTTCGCCGACCCCGACTTCACCATCGAGCAGGAGATGGCGCGCGTGTTCGGCATCGAGGTCCTGCACATGGCACAGGCGGACGTGCTGCCCTTCGATTACGAGACCTACGGCGACGAGCTGACCCAGTATCTCGACGCGGCGGAGAAAAAGGCACAGAGTAAGTTTGGCGCGCAGGCACCGTCGTTCGCGGCCGCGCGCACGGCGGCGCAGCGCTTCGGCGCGGCGGGTAAGGCAACGGGCGCGGCGCAGAAGGATCCGCCGGCAGACGCGCGCAAGCTGAACGCCGCGCTGCATGGCGCGGAGCGCGCGCTGCTGGTGCCGGAAGGCTTGCCGAACCGTCCGTGGTTCAAGCACGCTATCTATGCGCCGGGTGAGTTCACCGGTTATGCGGCGGTGGTGATCCCAGGCGTGAACGAAGGCATCGATGCGGGCGACCTGGCGCGCACGACCAAGCAGTTGGAGACGCTGGCCGGCGCGGTGAACCGGGCGGCGCAAGTGCTGGAGAGCTACCGCTGA